ACCTCCCTAATTCCATAAAAGCAAAAGTAGCAGGTAAAGTAACAAGAATTTGAGATAAAAGGACAAAAGGTATTGGTAGAGGATAACTTTAATCAAATTTGATTAAATAGTGATTAAGAAGTTTCACTTCTGTAACAGAGAGCGGCATACAGTAGGCAGCTCAAAGTACCTACTATCCAGAAACTTAAAAAGTAGTTTAGGGCGGTTTTGATAGGTTTCATATTTTGCAAGGTGTTTTTTATGAGGTCTTCTTGCATACCTGCTGCTTTAAGGTTAGCGGCTGTTTTTTGTTTTTCGTACTCAAAGGCTAGGGGATTAAGGTATTGTAGATATAAAAAATAAAATACTGATAGGATGCAGACGCTTAAAAAAATAGGTATAAAACCTGCTTGAAATGTTTTGCCGTAGTTTAAGTATCCTCCTGCTTGTTTGCGAGTATATAGCATCAGTCCCAGGGGCGCCAAAAGTAACGTTAGGAACATAGTAACTTGATAGAATAAAGCGTGTGCATAGCTGCCTAGTAAGAAGCCTGCAATCATGACAACACCCATGCATACTCCAAAGAGTATAGATTGATATTTTCGTTGCATGGTATTAGTTAGAGTTAAGGTAAGATAGAACTTCTGGAAGAGGTCTATATTCGTATTGTTGGTTGCGAAGTTTAGGAATAAATCCCGCTTCTTTGATACAATTTTGTAGTTCTTGTGCAGAAAGTCTGTAAGATGCGCCTGCGGCAGATACGACATTTTCTTCAATCATGATAGAACCTAAATCATTTGCACCACCGTGTAAACATAATTGAGCTACCTGGGGTCCTACTGTAAGCCAAGAGGCTTGGATGTTATCAATATTAGGGAGCA
This region of Bacteroidia bacterium genomic DNA includes:
- a CDS encoding DUF4199 domain-containing protein — encoded protein: MGVVMIAGFLLGSYAHALFYQVTMFLTLLLAPLGLMLYTRKQAGGYLNYGKTFQAGFIPIFLSVCILSVFYFLYLQYLNPLAFEYEKQKTAANLKAAGMQEDLIKNTLQNMKPIKTALNYFLSFWIVGTLSCLLYAALCYRSETS